In one window of Spodoptera frugiperda isolate SF20-4 chromosome 11, AGI-APGP_CSIRO_Sfru_2.0, whole genome shotgun sequence DNA:
- the LOC118274901 gene encoding RRP12-like protein: MGKFRSKLKGKSKGKRWQKGQSSNSNPKIQKYREMAKSRFFQENLGSTGLTQQAVSKHDAMMTYGHASLKKKSDAENELLIAKELENMSMKSGDDGSETEYSESFKSGTYKTFQTFASDWSQCSNISFSKLLTRFDSNNGLHKEMLAVLAAVTEVIKEQGGKESTTEYFAALMETLKSSEMEENLVATLTLLSMGIKAVPPAVLRKQFSDSATIFMDILEKNEQSENGALLRSAIGCLSVLLRAQEYALWGDSSTMRVFESVLAFALHSKPKVRKAAQHAVTSVLRGSCFMIPSDDQKVKVPKLHPGSNRVAEFCLSQIKAEALLAGHRTVLHTLTMLRDVLPVFSKDYIKSICEAILSLMTHNNVYIKTCCLHTLHALFSSSKESSNMTASLAVQLTRALMAARPPANDTGQVLAWAAVLQQGFCCLANLDLNLCMPNLPAFVNICVSELWLSDVADINSASTNALKAVLLDCVKLAVDSDESFIKHKSHVEAIFKSIGTGLDNPFNQAIRHVIMTIAVCFEIGNEKVANSLGPLLRKLNDRRESHNFDNDKEVEYATGCAIKSLGPEFVLRIIPLRDGPEKINLERSWLLPVLKEKITHSNLKFFATEILEMATFCRKKSRELTQMKDVPGSHTYELLCNQFWALLPSFCNSPKDIKDNFKSIARVLGSVLKDNPEFRLSVMQALRKLITCSADNEEDQLELGRFAKNYLPILLNVYMSPAKGSYAEGHRLAALETIQVYLTISDQTLREELFTNALQQLETSKENHFQREAILDIIRTLVLYQSSERIAKLFDDWVYPLCETVLEDPKKHKKAKKENQMETENGEGEKKSELKYKEKSKLLEMEHKKAYRILEEIFKSDKESCKEFLKENYKKIKKLLMSSLNKVADSSKAARLRCIEHLINTTPFLNAESKLLKSAIAESVICTKDINSKCRQCAFNLINSVGAVLKSQEGGMQAFVNMLTSGLSAPLPRIVSATLRAIASALFNFSEDMGLETVQGLLETVVEHMTNNNREIVAACMSFLKVYTKVLPTDVLAGSLPVIFKALSTMPEDCKRHSRLEIGYFLTKMMRKFGADTVEKLIPPTDEVMLRRLRNIRKMDNRKKRQKENQQDQSDDSDTDMPIKGTSKTLEDILKDSDSEMEFLDEEDDKPRPKVKKMTKTKGKNQAWIEDDPENIVDLADVSASRKITATDPSRKQKASEVKAQKKKDGGFKTAPDGRLIITDDAFDNDDDDDTPRPSGDIDTDTDDTDAEEEESKPSKLLKPGAKRRYDDILSLKSGRSSRSRASTVTVGSKYKAGGKGIHRPLGSAASVASGAGSEYRAKKAKGDVKKQGKHDPYAYLPLSRKNLNKRKKAQTSKQFKGVVKSKTKLGKNKKK; the protein is encoded by the exons ATGGGTAAATTCAGATCAAAACTAAAGGGAAAATCGAAAGGGAAGAGATGGCAGAAGGGACAGTCGTCGAACTCCAACCCAAAAATACAGAAATACCGGGAGATGGCGAAATCCCGgttttttcaagaaaatctaG GCAGCACCGGTTTAACCCAGCAAGCTGTTTCAAAACACGATGCCATGATGACTTATGGTCATGCATCATTGAAGAAGAAATCTGATGCAGAAAACGAGTTACTTATAGCTAAGGAGCTAGAGAACATGTCTATGAAGAGTGGAGATGACGGTTCAGAGACAGAATATTCAGAATCCTTCAAATCTGGCACTTACAAGACATTTCAGACATTTGCTTCCGACTGGAGTCAATGTTCTAATATAAGTTTTAGCAA GTTGCTGACAAGATTTGACTCAAACAATGGCCTGCACAAGGAGATGCTAGCAGTGCTAGCTGCAGTCACAGAAGTTATAAAGGAGCAGGGAGGCAAGGAGTCCACCACGGAGTACTTTGCAGCTCTG ATGGAAACTCTAAAATCATCAGAAATGGAAGAGAACCTAGTGGCAACATTGACTTTATTATCTATGGGCATCAAGGCAGTACCTCCAGCAGTTTTGAGGAAGCAGTTCTCAGACTCAGCGACTATTTTCATGGACATCTTAGAAAAGAATGAACAGAGTGAGAATGGAGCATTGTTGAGGAGTGCTATTGGGTGCCTCTCTGTGTTGCTGAGGGCCCAGGAGTATGCCCTCTGGGGAGACTCTTCTACTATGAGGGTCTTTGAGTCTGTACTTGCGTTTGCACTGCATTCTAAACCTAAG GTACGTAAAGCAGCTCAGCATGCAGTGACGTCAGTACTACGCGGCAGCTGTTTCATGATACCATCTGATGACCAGAAAGTTAAA GTACCCAAGCTCCACCCGGGTTCGAACCGCGTAGCAGAGTTCTGTCTATCTCAGATCAAGGCAGAGGCTTTGTTGGCCGGGCATCGAACTGTGTTACATACACTGACGATGCTCAGGGACGTACTGCCTGTATTTAGCAAGGATTATATCAAG TCAATATGCGAGGCGATACTGTCCCTAATGACGCACAACAACGTGTACATAAAGACGTGTTGCCTGCACACGCTGCACGCGTTGTTCTCAAGCAGTAAGGAGTCGAGCAACATGACTGCGTCGTTGGCAGTGCAGCTGACAAGGGCGCTGATGGCCGCCCGGCCGCCCGCCAACGACACGGGACAAGTACTCGCCTGGGCAGCTGTGTTGCAACAAGGATTTTGCTGCTTGGCTAA TCTGGACCTGAACCTGTGTATGCCGAACTTGCCAGCGTTCGTGAACATCTGTGTGTCGGAGTTGTGGCTGTCCGACGTCGCCGACATCAACTCCGCATCCACTAACGCTTTGAAG GCAGTTCTACTGGACTGTGTGAAGTTGGCAGTGGACTCGGACGAGTCGTTCATCAAACACAAGTCGCACGTGGAAGCTATCTTCAAGAGTATCGGCACCGGGCTCGACAACCCGTTCAACCAAGCCATCCGCCATGTTATAATGACCATAGCTGTGTGTTTCGAG ATCGGCAACGAGAAAGTAGCAAACTCACTGGGACCTCTTTTGAGGAAACTGAACGACCGTCGCGAGAGTCACAACTTTGACAACGACAAAGAGGTTGAATACGCCACTGGATGCGCCATCAAGTCCCTCGGCCCAGAATTTGTTCTTCGCATAATACCTTTGAGAGACGGAccagaaaaaataaacttagaaaggAGCTGGCTCCTTCCAGTactcaaagaaaaaataacacactCAAACCTCAAATTCTTTGCGACAGAAATCTTAGAAATGGCAACTTTCTGTCGCAAGAAATCGAGAGAACTAACTCAAATGAAGGATGTTCCCGGATCACACACTTATGAGTTGCTGTGCAATCAATTTTGGGCCTTACTGCCCTCATTTTGTAACAGCCCGAAAGACATAAAAGACAATTTCAAATCTATTGCAAGGGTATTAGGTAGTGTTTTGAAAGATAACCCAGAATTTAGGTTGTCAGTGATGCAGGCTCTTAGAAAGCTGATAACTTGTTCCGCTGATAATGAGGAAGATCAATTAGAATTGGGAAGGTTTGCGAAGAACTATTTGCCTATTTTACTGAATGTGTACATGTCGCCTGCTAAGGGAAGTTACGCGGAAGGACATAGACTGGCTGCTTTGGAAACTATAcag GTATACCTAACAATAAGCGACCAAACTCTACGCGAGGAACTATTTACAAACGCCCTCCAACAACTAGAAACTTCAAAGGAAAATCACTTCCAAAGAGAAGCGATTCTAGACATCATAAGGACGTTAGTCCTATATCAAAGTAGCGAACGAATCGCAAAACTTTTCGACGACTGGGTATACCCACTTTGTGAAACAGTTTTGGAAGATccgaaaaaacataaaaaggcCAAGAAAGAGAATCAAATGGAGACAGAGAATGGAGAGGGAGAAAAGAAGAGTGAATTGAAGTATAAAGAGAAGTCGAAACTTCTGGAAATGGAACATAAGAAGGCTTATAGGATATTAGAAGAGATCTTCAAGAGTGACAAAGAGAGTTGTAAGGAGTTTTTGAAAGAGAATTATAAGAAGATTAAGAAGTTGTTAATGTCGTCCTTGAATAAGGTCGCTGATAGCAGCAAGGCTGCTAGGTTAAG ATGTATAGAACACCTAATAAACACGACACCGTTCTTGAACGCGGAGAGCAAGTTACTGAAGAGCGCTATAGCGGAATCTGTGATATGTACCAAGGACATCAACAGCAAATGCAGGCAGTGTGCCTTCAACCTTATCAACAGTGTTGGAGCCGTTCTCAAGTCTCAGGAAGGAG GTATGCAAGCATTCGTGAACATGTTGACCTCGGGTCTCTCAGCGCCGCTCCCTCGCATCGTGAGCGCGACCCTCCGCGCCATAGCGTCAGCATTGTTCAACTTCTCGGAGGACATGGGGCTGGAGACTGTTCAGGGTCTGCTGGAGACCGTGGTGGAACACATGACCAATAATAACAGAGAGATTGTGGCTGCTTGCATGAGTTTCTTGAAG GTATACACAAAAGTACTACCAACAGATGTCCTAGCAGGCAGTCTACCAGTTATCTTCAAAGCCCTATCTACCATGCCAGAAGACTGCAAGAGACACTCGAGGCTGGAGATAGGATACTTCCTAACTAAGATGATGAGGAAATTCGGAGCTGACACCGTCGAGAAACTGATTCCACCGACTGATGAAGTCATGTTGAGGAGACTGAGGAATATTCGCAAGATGGATAATAGGAAGAAGAGACAGAAGGAGAATCAGCA GGACCAATCAGATGATTCAGACACAGACATGCCAATCAAGGGCACATCCAAAACGTTAGAAGACATCCTCAAAGACTCTGACTCCGAGATGGAGTTCTTGGATGAAGAGGATGATAAACCAAGGCCCAAGGTCAAGAAGATGACCAAGACTAAGGGCAAGAACCAGGCCTGGATCGAGGACGATCCGGAGAATATTGTGGACTTGGCTGATGTCTCCGCTTCCAGAAAGATTACAG CAACGGACCCATCACGTAAGCAGAAGGCATCAGAAGTTAAAGCACAGAAGAAGAAGGACGGTGGCTTCAAGACTGCGCCTGATGGTAGACTGATCATCACTGATGATGCGTTcgacaatgatgatgatgacgacacTCCTAGGCCGAGTGGGGATATTGATACCGACACTGATGATACTG